From the genome of Nakamurella flavida, one region includes:
- a CDS encoding ABC transporter ATP-binding protein, with protein sequence MPAEDATDRSAPVIDIAGLTVRYRDTLAVDGLDLTIHRGETVALLGPNGAGKSSVVNAALGLFRPSAGRVSLLGREPAAAVAAGGVGAMLQHGGLPSESRVGEVLRLIGSRYATPWPLAELAAATGIGDLLGRRTDALSGGQRQRVLLAMALVGTPPLLILDEPTSAMDVEARQAFWRTMSGLAERGHTVVFATHHLDEADAVADRVVVVDHGRVVADGSAARIKARIAGRTVRFRCPEPPPEGWVAVPGVTGVGRDGDTVELATTDVESTLRALLARHERLPDLQVHGASLEQAFLTLTSTGAQR encoded by the coding sequence ATGCCAGCCGAGGACGCCACCGACCGCTCCGCACCCGTCATCGACATCGCCGGGTTGACCGTCCGCTACCGCGACACCCTCGCCGTCGACGGCCTGGACCTGACCATCCACCGCGGGGAGACCGTCGCCCTGCTCGGTCCGAACGGCGCGGGCAAGTCGTCCGTCGTCAACGCCGCGCTCGGCCTGTTCCGGCCGAGCGCCGGTCGGGTGTCGCTGCTGGGCCGGGAACCCGCCGCCGCGGTCGCCGCGGGTGGGGTGGGGGCGATGCTCCAGCACGGCGGGCTGCCCAGCGAGTCCCGCGTCGGAGAGGTGCTGCGCCTCATCGGGTCCCGATACGCGACGCCGTGGCCGCTCGCCGAGCTGGCCGCCGCCACCGGCATCGGCGACCTGCTGGGACGACGGACCGACGCGCTGTCCGGGGGACAGCGTCAGCGGGTGCTGCTGGCCATGGCCCTGGTGGGCACGCCGCCGCTGCTCATCCTGGACGAACCGACCTCGGCGATGGACGTCGAGGCCCGACAGGCGTTCTGGCGCACCATGTCCGGGCTCGCCGAGCGGGGGCACACCGTCGTCTTCGCCACCCACCACCTGGACGAGGCCGACGCCGTCGCCGACCGGGTCGTCGTGGTCGACCACGGCCGGGTGGTGGCCGACGGGTCCGCCGCACGGATCAAGGCCCGCATCGCGGGGCGGACGGTGCGCTTCCGCTGCCCGGAGCCGCCGCCGGAAGGCTGGGTCGCGGTGCCGGGGGTCACCGGGGTGGGGCGGGACGGCGACACCGTCGAGCTGGCCACCACCGACGTCGAGAGCACACTGCGCGCGTTGCTGGCCCGCCACGAGCGCCTACCCGATCTGCAGGTGCACGGCGCCAGCCTGGAGCAGGCCTTCCTCACCCTCACCAGCACGGGAGCCCAGCGATGA
- a CDS encoding response regulator transcription factor, with amino-acid sequence MIRVLLAEDQAMVRGALRALLDLEPDIEVVVEVGRGDEVPGAALAHRPDVALLDIEMPGQDGIEAARALATALPSCRCVVLTTFGRPGFLRRAMEAGAAGFLVKDAPVAELAAAIRAVMAGERVIDRALAASALTLGATPLSDREADVLRAASDGATVAGIAARLFLSEGTVRNYLSQAIGKTGARTRVEAARVAQDRGWL; translated from the coding sequence ATGATCCGGGTCCTGCTCGCCGAGGACCAGGCGATGGTGCGGGGCGCGTTGCGGGCGCTGCTCGACCTGGAGCCCGACATCGAGGTCGTCGTCGAGGTGGGCCGCGGTGACGAGGTGCCCGGGGCCGCCCTCGCGCACCGTCCCGACGTCGCGCTGCTGGACATCGAGATGCCCGGCCAGGACGGCATCGAAGCGGCTCGCGCCCTGGCCACGGCACTGCCGAGCTGCCGCTGCGTCGTGCTGACCACGTTCGGCCGTCCCGGTTTCCTGCGGCGGGCCATGGAGGCCGGGGCGGCGGGGTTCCTGGTCAAGGACGCGCCGGTGGCCGAGTTGGCCGCCGCCATCCGTGCGGTGATGGCCGGCGAGCGGGTCATCGATCGTGCCCTGGCCGCGTCCGCCCTCACCCTGGGGGCCACGCCGCTCAGCGACCGCGAGGCCGATGTGCTCCGTGCCGCGTCCGACGGTGCCACCGTCGCCGGCATCGCCGCCCGGCTCTTCCTGTCCGAGGGGACCGTCCGCAACTACCTGTCCCAGGCCATCGGCAAGACCGGCGCCCGGACCCGCGTGGAGGCGGCCCGGGTCGCGCAGGATCGCGGCTGGCTCTGA
- a CDS encoding TlpA family protein disulfide reductase, with protein MDHHRDAELRVPVTPSNPAAAPVRSPGGRVTRSRTVVRRAGLTAGVGLLLLAGACSTGDDAAVFGGTFTFVSPDGARDLAYPPEERGTVGNLSGTDVTDESHTVSLDDYAGEVVVLNFWGSWCSPCRAEADDLNAASDDLAADGVRFLGLNVRDTRSGAADFTAGKQTPYASIYDPGMTTLLSLRGFPTGSIPSTIVLDEEHRVARIWLGAVKAADLVPAVREIAAE; from the coding sequence GTGGACCACCACCGCGACGCCGAGCTCCGGGTCCCGGTGACCCCGTCGAACCCGGCCGCCGCCCCCGTTCGCTCCCCGGGCGGCCGCGTCACCCGATCCCGCACCGTGGTGCGCCGCGCGGGCCTGACGGCCGGTGTCGGCCTGCTCCTGCTGGCCGGTGCGTGCAGCACCGGCGACGATGCGGCCGTCTTCGGGGGGACGTTCACCTTCGTGTCCCCGGACGGCGCGCGGGACCTGGCGTATCCGCCGGAGGAACGGGGCACCGTCGGCAACCTGAGCGGGACCGACGTGACCGACGAGAGCCACACGGTGAGCCTGGACGACTACGCCGGCGAGGTCGTCGTGCTGAACTTCTGGGGCTCGTGGTGTTCGCCGTGCCGCGCCGAGGCCGACGACCTGAACGCCGCATCGGACGACCTGGCGGCGGACGGCGTCCGGTTCCTCGGCCTCAACGTCCGGGACACCCGGAGCGGCGCAGCAGACTTCACGGCCGGTAAGCAGACTCCGTACGCGTCGATCTACGACCCGGGGATGACCACGCTGCTCTCCCTGCGGGGCTTCCCCACCGGTTCGATCCCCTCGACGATCGTGCTGGACGAGGAGCACCGGGTCGCCCGGATCTGGCTGGGTGCGGTCAAAGCCGCGGACCTGGTTCCCGCGGTCCGGGAGATCGCCGCGGAGTGA
- a CDS encoding sensor histidine kinase, whose protein sequence is MTPSGTTPSGTGSFLGAPKPARAGSPYRPARRLRIGWSLPWLTFLVFPVLDLISVDRPVWVRVLVGAVLVVFAIAYLGVLDRFTAVGALRPPFVVVAVLAVVLPVLFGPNWAGLLIYVCAGAASSLPARWVWPVTGVATLLCLGVVVLDRAWLLTFLPALCLLTAFALRGTRALIVANAELSAARAELARLAVDEERQRFARDLHDLLGHSLSLIALKSELARRLATADPERAGREMADVEATARRALAEVREAVSGYRQVTLAQAVSEARAALGGSGITVHTDAKLPVLAEPVDTALGWVVREATTNVLRHSDARTVRIAVRGAVGAAGSRSPGSTSPGASAALTVDDDGRGPGAGAAAGSGLTGLTERVAALGGTLTAGAGPRGGYRLRVEVPLPVGAGGAGGAGGAGGAGGAGGTVGGAGAAGATADGVRA, encoded by the coding sequence ATGACTCCGTCCGGCACGACTCCGTCCGGCACCGGATCGTTCCTGGGGGCGCCGAAGCCGGCCCGTGCCGGCTCCCCGTACCGGCCGGCCCGCCGGCTGCGGATCGGCTGGTCGCTGCCGTGGTTGACGTTCCTGGTCTTCCCGGTGCTCGACCTGATCTCGGTGGATCGGCCGGTGTGGGTCCGGGTGCTGGTCGGTGCCGTTCTCGTCGTCTTCGCGATCGCGTACCTGGGGGTGCTCGACCGCTTCACCGCCGTCGGGGCGCTGCGCCCGCCGTTCGTCGTGGTCGCGGTGCTCGCCGTCGTGCTGCCGGTGCTGTTCGGTCCGAACTGGGCCGGTCTGCTGATCTACGTGTGCGCGGGGGCGGCCTCCAGCCTGCCGGCGCGGTGGGTCTGGCCGGTGACCGGCGTCGCGACGCTGCTCTGCCTGGGCGTGGTGGTCCTCGACCGCGCCTGGCTGCTGACGTTCCTGCCGGCACTGTGTCTGCTGACCGCATTCGCCCTGCGCGGCACCCGCGCGCTCATCGTCGCCAACGCCGAGCTGTCCGCCGCCCGGGCCGAGCTGGCCCGGCTCGCCGTCGACGAGGAACGGCAACGATTCGCCCGCGATCTGCACGACCTGCTCGGCCACTCCCTCTCGCTGATCGCGCTGAAGAGTGAGTTGGCCCGCCGGTTGGCCACCGCCGACCCCGAACGGGCCGGGCGGGAGATGGCCGACGTGGAAGCCACCGCACGCCGCGCGCTGGCCGAGGTGCGGGAGGCGGTGAGCGGCTACCGGCAGGTCACCCTGGCGCAGGCGGTATCCGAGGCGCGGGCTGCGCTGGGCGGGTCCGGAATCACCGTGCACACCGACGCGAAGCTCCCCGTGTTGGCCGAGCCGGTGGACACCGCCCTGGGCTGGGTGGTGCGGGAGGCCACCACGAACGTGCTGCGGCACAGCGACGCCCGCACGGTCCGCATCGCGGTGCGCGGTGCGGTCGGCGCTGCGGGGTCGCGTTCTCCGGGGTCGACTTCTCCGGGGGCGAGTGCGGCGCTGACCGTGGATGACGACGGGCGGGGCCCGGGGGCCGGGGCCGCGGCGGGATCCGGACTGACCGGCCTGACCGAGCGGGTGGCCGCCCTGGGCGGGACGCTGACCGCCGGGGCCGGCCCGCGCGGGGGGTATCGGCTGCGGGTCGAGGTGCCCCTGCCGGTCGGTGCTGGGGGTGCTGGGGGTGCTGGGGGTGCTGGGGGTGCTGGGGGTGCTGGGGGAACTGTCGGAGGCGCTGGTGCCGCCGGTGCTACCGCGGACGGGGTGAGGGCATGA
- a CDS encoding ABC transporter permease, with the protein MTDLFLFQLRRIARSWQYLVFTVLLPALFTVFFTKIFGGQAGGPAEYQAYAADYMVSMMAYGALGAALGATIRLAFDRASGWLRQLRVTPMTTGAVLGADIAVGAVLVLPSLLVVALVGRFVNGVQLGALTWLTLIAVLWAGSAAFVALGLLLGLALDERAAGGAIGILSIILAALGGLWIPVSLFPSGLAAVSRVMPSSWYGQLGRDVLAGKPPVVSGLVVLGFTVLFTAGALAVARRRPLHAVAG; encoded by the coding sequence ATGACCGATCTCTTCCTCTTCCAGCTCCGCCGCATCGCCCGGTCCTGGCAGTACCTGGTCTTCACCGTGCTGCTGCCCGCGCTCTTCACCGTCTTCTTCACCAAGATCTTCGGCGGACAGGCCGGGGGCCCCGCGGAGTACCAGGCCTACGCCGCGGACTACATGGTCTCGATGATGGCGTACGGCGCCCTCGGCGCAGCTCTGGGCGCCACCATCCGGTTGGCCTTCGACCGGGCGTCCGGCTGGCTCCGGCAGCTCCGGGTCACCCCGATGACGACCGGCGCCGTCCTCGGCGCGGACATCGCGGTCGGCGCGGTGCTGGTGCTGCCCAGCCTGCTCGTGGTCGCGCTGGTCGGCCGGTTCGTCAACGGGGTGCAGCTCGGGGCGCTGACCTGGCTGACGCTGATCGCCGTGCTGTGGGCGGGGTCGGCCGCCTTCGTCGCGCTCGGTCTGCTCCTCGGCCTGGCCCTGGACGAACGGGCCGCGGGCGGGGCCATCGGCATCCTGTCGATCATCCTCGCGGCCCTGGGCGGTCTGTGGATCCCGGTGAGCCTCTTCCCGTCCGGGCTGGCCGCGGTGTCCCGGGTGATGCCCTCGTCCTGGTACGGGCAGCTCGGTCGGGACGTCCTCGCCGGGAAGCCCCCGGTGGTCTCCGGGCTGGTCGTGCTCGGCTTCACCGTGCTCTTCACGGCCGGCGCGCTGGCCGTCGCCCGGCGTCGTCCGCTGCATGCCGTCGCCGGCTGA